The Panicum virgatum strain AP13 chromosome 6K, P.virgatum_v5, whole genome shotgun sequence nucleotide sequence accATACCCGCCCCGCTCCGCCTCTTCTCCTCGAGCTCTTCGGCGGCCGCGTCCTCGGACTCCGACTcctccccggccccggcccccgcGGCCGACGCCGACTTCGACAGCGCCGAGTACGACCTCCCGACCCCGGGCCCCGCGCCCTCGCGGAAGGTCAACAACCCCGTCTCCGCGCTGCGGAAGCTCCGGTTCGACCCCGccctccgcgcgcgcgccgacgAGGCGCTCTTCGGGGAGGCGCGGGGCGGGGCAGCGGCCGTgggggacgaggacgaggagcgCTCGCGGGACGTGGCGCTCGCGCTGCTCGACGCGGCGATGGAGCCgcccgacgaggaggacgaggacccCGGGGAGGTCAGGGAGGAGGACCAGATGTCGCTCTCCGTCGGCATCGTCGGCGCGCCCAACGCCGGCAAGTCCTCGCTCACCAACACTATGGTATGGACGACTTCTGAGAgacgccttttttttttgttcgacAAGAGCTTTAAGCGAAATTGTGATACTGGGTAGGAGTAGGACACGGAAATTGTAAAGCACCTATAACGCTAGCTTCGTTGGCAAATGACATTTACATAACTTTTGCCTCATTTGAGCTACAACTCAGTCCAGTAAAGTCATTAGCTGATCAAAATGACGTCTTATGTTATGTTCATCATTTTATCTATCAGGTTGGGACAAAAGTGGCTGCAGTCTCACGCAAGACAAATACTACGACTCATGAAATTTTGGGGGTCCTGACAAAAGGGAACACACAGATAGTATGTCATTTTACCAAGTTTCTATGAATCATTCTTTATGTTCTGGATTTTGGATATGTATTGTCTCATGATATatgtattttgtttttttatttatctctcATAATGTTCTTTATGTTCATCTTAATCGCTCGCTGTTACTTGTGTCTTCCGGCTGGCAGCCCTCTGCTGTTTTCTGGGGGGTTAGTTCGTACTTTCTGTAAGCAGATGTTTTAATCGCTACGCTTGAACTCTGTAATTTCTTCACTGAGGTAATGAAATCAGAGCAAAGTcccagtttgaaaaaaaaattaattgcattaAGAAAGCCTTTAATATCAGATAGTGCAAGCGTGTCTTCATGGCTTGATCTGCTTCTATTtaattctatataaattaacaaaAGTCTAGTCTGAATAATGTGTTGTTGATTTATCTGTCATATAAGCATTACCTACATAATTAATAACTTGATGCTAATACTATATCCATCATTACTGGCTGTACAAATTATTGTATTCAGCTAATAAAATTCTCTGCAGTGCTTTTTTGACACCCCAGGGCTCATGTTAGGGCACCATGGATTTCCTTATAGGGATGTTACAGTTCGTGTGGAGAGTGCCTGGAGCTCAATTAACCTCTATGATTTACTAATAGTCATGTTTGATGTCAATAGGCATCTTAATATGTAAGTCTTCAtcacatttttttatttatatttcatGTTAGATTAGATCTCATGGTAAGTGCACCTCTAAACTATGTACTCATCTTATGCAGGCCTGATTCACGTGTTATAAAGTTAATCAAACGTTTGGGTACAGAGGTAAACCCGAACCAGAGGCGTATATTATGCATGAATAAGGTTGACCTGGTGGAAAACAAAAAGGACCTCCTTAAAGTTGCAAAGGAATTTGAAGATCTTCCTGGATATGAAAGGTTCATTAGTCTTCTGTATCTATAAGCTCACCTTGTGTTTTTACCATTTCACTTCTTACTGTAATTTCTGGAAATGCTAGGTACTTCATGGTGTCTGGACTAAAAGGCAAGGGAGTGAAAGACCTTGTGCAGTATTTGATGGAACAGGTATTTTCACCTATTCATACACTTCGTTTGCCTTGCATTTCTAAATCCTGAAGACGTAGAACTTCATTAGTGAAATGCTGGGATCTTCCACTGTTGTTTTTATAAGGCAAGGTTTGATTTAGTGCGATTTCCAAATCCAAAGTTTGACTGTTGGTTCTCTTacgatatagtttgagaactgCAACGCTATTATCATATGAAGTGTTCAAATACGAATATTGTCATGCCAGGCCTGTATATCAAACACGACGAATTCTGCCATGCTGTGATATTCTCTTTTTTATATGTATTAAGTAGTGTTTGCAATAAGGATCTGAACTTGTCAGTCTTTAGTATCATTTTGCTGCTGTTTTGATGTGCACTGGACGACCATGTGCAATTGATTGTTCTGTGAGATGTTAATGAGCTAGCTACATGAGTAGGCATGTTTCAGTCCATAAGTCTGGTCCTGAACAATTATAGTAGCTGTAAATCAGTAATTCCCATGCTCTCTCTGTTTGCTAGTTGAAAATTGGGCTCCTATCAGCAATGTTCTTAAGGCGCTGCGGCGACTCGTGGCGACCTAC carries:
- the LOC120711762 gene encoding GTP-binding protein ERG-like produces the protein MRRFLQALRPLQTLSLTPAPAPAPTIPAPLRLFSSSSSAAASSDSDSSPAPAPAADADFDSAEYDLPTPGPAPSRKVNNPVSALRKLRFDPALRARADEALFGEARGGAAAVGDEDEERSRDVALALLDAAMEPPDEEDEDPGEVREEDQMSLSVGIVGAPNAGKSSLTNTMVGTKVAAVSRKTNTTTHEILGVLTKGNTQICFFDTPGLMLGHHGFPYRDVTVRVESAWSSINLYDLLIVMFDVNRHLNMPDSRVIKLIKRLGTEVNPNQRRILCMNKVDLVENKKDLLKVAKEFEDLPGYERYFMVSGLKGKGVKDLVQYLMEQAVRRPWDEEPTVMTEEVMKTISLEVVREKMLHHIHQEIPYVIEHRLMDWKELKDGSLRVEQHFITPKQSQRQILVGKNGSKIGRIGIEANEELRSIFKRNVHLILQVRVAKRRSA